A single window of Gemmatimonadota bacterium DNA harbors:
- a CDS encoding serine hydrolase — protein sequence MTPEQLGFDSQKLDRARRVLQHHVHIRTTPGAVGLVLRRAGIVTCWAVGHHTYQPDATPVQINTLYDLASVTKVIATTTLCMLFVDKDRLDLDAPVQYYVPSFTGKNKNRVTVRHLLAHCSGLPAHVHLYENQRAAHDIDIRDAMLNAACQHPLIYELGTDTVYSDLGFLTLGKILETIGGHRLDHLVKQHIFEPLKMNDTLYCPPPHLKHRIAPTEDGSDLRDHLVHGEVHDENTAAMGGIASHAGLFSTAPDLSKCLLAWLGTGIFPKRSIPQFTTRANIAPNSTWALGWDTVSPGGSSSGRYFSEQSFGILGFTGTSVWGDPIRDLGVILLTNRVHPTRENNQIAHLRPEFHDAISEALID from the coding sequence ATGACACCCGAACAACTCGGTTTTGATTCGCAAAAACTCGACCGCGCCCGTCGAGTATTACAACACCATGTGCATATCCGCACCACCCCCGGTGCTGTCGGTCTCGTCCTGCGCCGTGCGGGCATCGTCACTTGCTGGGCTGTGGGCCACCACACCTATCAACCCGACGCCACACCCGTGCAAATCAACACCCTCTACGATCTCGCTTCTGTCACCAAAGTCATCGCCACCACAACGCTCTGCATGTTATTTGTCGATAAAGATCGTCTGGACCTCGACGCACCCGTACAATATTATGTACCCTCCTTCACCGGAAAGAACAAAAATCGCGTCACAGTCCGGCACCTGCTCGCCCATTGCAGTGGCCTGCCCGCACATGTTCACCTGTACGAAAACCAACGCGCAGCGCACGATATTGACATCCGCGATGCTATGCTCAACGCGGCGTGCCAACACCCTTTAATTTATGAACTCGGCACAGACACCGTGTACAGCGACCTGGGCTTTCTCACCCTGGGTAAAATCCTCGAAACCATCGGCGGGCATCGCCTGGATCACCTCGTCAAACAGCACATATTCGAACCGCTCAAAATGAACGACACATTGTACTGTCCACCGCCCCATCTCAAACACCGCATTGCGCCCACGGAAGATGGCTCCGACTTACGCGATCACCTCGTACACGGTGAAGTCCACGATGAAAACACCGCCGCAATGGGTGGAATCGCCTCCCACGCCGGTCTTTTTTCCACAGCGCCTGACCTGTCGAAATGCCTGCTTGCATGGCTCGGCACAGGCATCTTTCCCAAACGGAGCATTCCACAATTCACCACACGCGCCAATATCGCGCCCAACAGCACCTGGGCACTCGGCTGGGACACCGTCTCACCCGGCGGAAGTTCGAGCGGCCGCTACTTTAGCGAACAATCCTTCGGCATCCTCGGATTCACCGGCACATCCGTATGGGGTGACCCCATACGAGACCTCGGCGTCATCCTCCTCACCAACCGCGTACACCCCACCCGCGAGAACAACCAAATTGCCCATCTCCGCCCCGAATTTCACGACGCCATCTCCGAAGCCTT
- the cutA gene encoding divalent cation tolerance protein CutA gives MRYRHIFGMGAFIALFFAMCMPAEGQVNVERLESIARHVARAVLAEGDSLTTEQVAWVERMTSQLAEDAVFLDEQKQRLEEMRRERDASIRNIASQVAKGIAVLIALLVLWAIFRVFRRGLRAEQGDDPLGVLIAMRTEARAQKLGKVLVKENLATGGTVAPSVRSIYRREDGVREAAEAMVFLKTTRAQLSDLMDRAEELGGGKTPELVVIREV, from the coding sequence ATGAGATATCGACATATCTTTGGAATGGGTGCGTTTATCGCTTTGTTTTTTGCGATGTGTATGCCCGCTGAGGGACAGGTGAATGTGGAACGGCTCGAGAGCATTGCGCGACATGTGGCTCGGGCGGTTTTGGCAGAGGGGGATTCTCTGACGACAGAGCAGGTCGCATGGGTCGAGCGCATGACCTCGCAATTGGCAGAGGATGCGGTGTTTCTGGACGAACAAAAACAGCGGTTGGAAGAAATGCGTCGCGAACGAGATGCGTCGATTCGGAATATCGCGAGCCAGGTTGCCAAAGGGATCGCTGTTCTGATTGCGCTGCTGGTTTTGTGGGCGATTTTTCGTGTCTTTAGAAGGGGGTTGCGTGCCGAGCAGGGCGATGATCCTCTTGGGGTGTTGATTGCGATGCGCACAGAAGCGCGGGCGCAAAAACTCGGCAAGGTGCTTGTTAAAGAAAATTTGGCGACGGGTGGAACTGTCGCACCGAGTGTCCGTTCAATCTATCGCAGGGAGGATGGGGTGCGAGAAGCTGCTGAGGCGATGGTTTTTTTGAAGACGACGCGTGCACAATTAAGCGATTTGATGGACCGAGCAGAGGAATTGGGTGGGGGCAAGACGCCAGAACTCGTTGTGATACGTGAGGTGTGA